The following are from one region of the Microbacterium sp. cx-55 genome:
- the ku gene encoding non-homologous end joining protein Ku codes for MRSIWKGAVTFGLVNVPIKVYSATEDHDVSLHQVHHKDGGRIRYQRTCEICGEVVAYSDIDRAYDDGERTVVLTKDDLASLPSEKSREITVVEFVPSDQVDPITFDKAYYLEPDSTSPKAYVLLRQTLEQTDRTAIVQFSLRQKTRLAALRVRGEVLVLQTLLWADEVREAAFPSLDESVKISDKEMQLSAALVDSFSADFDPAAFRDDYQEELRTLIDAKLEKGESLDTAETFGESDAEESSGEVIDLMEALRASVERSRAAKGDDGESAASASKKKPAAKKKADAKAS; via the coding sequence ATGAGGTCGATCTGGAAGGGCGCGGTCACGTTCGGACTGGTGAACGTGCCGATCAAGGTGTACTCGGCGACCGAGGATCATGACGTGTCGCTGCATCAGGTGCACCACAAGGATGGCGGCCGCATCCGGTACCAGCGCACGTGCGAGATCTGCGGCGAGGTGGTGGCCTACAGCGACATCGATCGCGCATACGACGACGGCGAGCGCACGGTCGTGCTGACGAAGGACGACCTCGCGTCGCTGCCGTCGGAGAAGTCGCGCGAGATCACGGTCGTCGAGTTCGTGCCGAGCGACCAGGTCGACCCGATCACGTTCGACAAGGCGTACTACCTCGAGCCGGACTCGACCTCACCGAAGGCCTACGTGCTGCTGCGGCAGACACTGGAGCAGACCGATCGCACCGCGATCGTGCAGTTCTCGCTGCGCCAGAAGACCCGGCTCGCTGCCCTGCGCGTGCGCGGAGAGGTGCTCGTGCTGCAGACGCTGCTGTGGGCTGACGAGGTGCGCGAGGCAGCGTTCCCGTCGCTGGACGAGTCGGTCAAGATCTCCGACAAGGAGATGCAGCTTTCGGCCGCTCTAGTCGACAGCTTCTCGGCCGACTTCGATCCGGCGGCGTTCCGCGACGACTACCAGGAGGAGCTGCGTACGCTCATCGACGCGAAGCTCGAGAAGGGCGAGAGCCTCGACACGGCCGAGACCTTCGGTGAATCGGATGCCGAAGAGTCGAGCGGCGAGGTCATCGACCTGATGGAGGCGCTGCGCGCGAGCGTCGAGCGCAGCCGCGCGGCGAAGGGCGACGACGGCGAGTCTGCCGCATCCGCGTCGAAGAAGAAGCCCGCGGCGAAGAAGAAGGCGGACGCGAAGGCGTCGTGA